In Budorcas taxicolor isolate Tak-1 chromosome 16, Takin1.1, whole genome shotgun sequence, the following are encoded in one genomic region:
- the MYOG gene encoding myogenin, whose amino-acid sequence MAPSSWREGPQELGGWWQEQVSADPMELYETSPYFYQEPHFYDGENYLPVHLQGFEPPGYERAELGLSPEARVPLEDKGLGPAEHCPGQCLPWACKVCKRKSVSVDRRRAATLREKRRLKKVNEAFEALKRSTLLNPNQRLPKVEILRSAIQYIERLQALLSSLNQEERDLRYRGGGGPQPGVPSECSSHSASCSPQWGSALEFGPNPGDHLLPADPTDAHNLHSLTSIVDSITVEDVTAAFPDETIPN is encoded by the exons ATGGCACCCAGCAGTTGGCGTGAGGGGCCGCAGGAGCTTGGGGGCTGGTGGCAGGAACAAGTCTCTGCTGACCCCATGGAGCTGTATGAGACCTCTCCCTACTTCTATCAGGAACCTCACTTCTATGACGGGGAGAACTACCTGCCTGTCCACCTCCAGGGCTTCGAGCCGCCAGGCTACGAGCGGGCTGAGCTCGGCCTGAGCCCTGAGGCTCGCGTGCCCCTTGAAGACAAGGGGCTGGGGCCCGCGGAGCACTGCCCGGGCCAGTGCCTGCCGTGGGCGTGTAAGGTGTGCAAGAGGAAGTCGGTGTCTGTGGACCGGCGGCGCGCCGCCACTCTGAGGGAGAAGCGCAGACTCAAGAAAGTGAATGAAGCCTTCGAGGCCCTCAAGAGGAGCACCCTGCTCAACCCCAACCAGCGGCTGCCCAAAGTGGAGATCCTGCGCAGCGCCATCCAGTACATAGAGCGCCTGCAGGCCCTGCTCAGCTCCCTCAACCAGGAGGAGCGCGATCTCCGCTACCGAGGTGGGGgcggaccccagccaggg GTGCCCAGTGAATGCAGCTCCCATAGCGCCTCCTGCAGTCCACAGTGGGGCAGCGCACTGGAGTTTGGCCCCAACCCAGGGG ATCATCTGCTCCCAGCGGACCCTACAGATGCCCACAATCTGCACTCCCTCACTTCCATCGTGGACAGCATCACAGTGGAGGATGTCACTGCAGCCTTCCCAGATGAAACCATACCAAACTGA